One genomic window of Ruminococcus gauvreauii includes the following:
- a CDS encoding sugar phosphate isomerase/epimerase family protein: MNVKLGICNFCVPGTGVFAPQIVSEMGLDGMSLEFGSYEHGWALSQKKIQDLYLDAQQKYGIEYANIGCSDGDNVPFFTPEGDPMYDAVNHWVTKAVDAAEYMKIPMVFFSNFNASLADTEEKLELTAKRYRYLCDYAADKGIEISCENPLSVEKQLQLVDMVDRENFSLFYDSDNYTYFTEYKQVDVLKGIYPHMGSQLHVKDSTKGCIANAVIGTGVADFYGSIDYLKQQNYEGWIILENLYELAPMRHLNPDYFELMKEDVRVLKEATK, from the coding sequence ATGAATGTAAAATTGGGGATTTGTAACTTCTGCGTTCCGGGAACCGGCGTTTTCGCACCGCAGATCGTATCGGAGATGGGACTGGACGGAATGTCTCTGGAATTCGGCAGCTACGAGCATGGGTGGGCACTGTCTCAGAAAAAGATTCAGGATCTATACCTGGATGCACAGCAGAAATACGGCATCGAATATGCCAATATCGGATGCAGTGACGGTGACAATGTGCCGTTTTTCACACCTGAGGGCGATCCCATGTACGACGCTGTCAATCACTGGGTAACAAAAGCTGTGGATGCGGCGGAATACATGAAAATACCGATGGTATTCTTCTCAAACTTCAACGCCAGCCTGGCGGACACGGAGGAGAAACTGGAGCTGACAGCCAAAAGATATCGTTATCTCTGCGACTATGCCGCTGATAAGGGCATAGAAATATCATGTGAAAATCCGCTGAGTGTTGAAAAACAGCTGCAGCTGGTAGACATGGTTGACCGTGAGAACTTTTCTCTGTTTTATGACAGTGATAATTATACATATTTCACGGAATATAAACAGGTGGATGTGTTAAAAGGCATTTATCCGCATATGGGTAGTCAGCTGCACGTGAAAGACAGTACAAAGGGTTGTATCGCAAACGCTGTGATCGGCACTGGTGTTGCAGATTTCTATGGCTCCATCGACTATCTGAAACAGCAGAATTATGAGGGCTGGATCATTCTTGAGAACCTGTATGAGCTTGCACCGATGCGCCATCTGAATCCGGATTATTTTGAACTGATGAAAGAAGATGTGCGTGTGCTGAAAGAAGCCACAAAATAA
- a CDS encoding sugar ABC transporter substrate-binding protein, with amino-acid sequence MKRRLLAVLLTAGLVLSMTACGGKSEESASGSASEDTSAADAGGEADAGEADAADDAGGADAKDISIAVNLKTLNSEYWGNVKAGCDKAAEELGIEVTVNGPDAESEIAQQVTQIGDQLAQDVDAIIVAPCDTDAVSGALESASGEIPVFFIDQDVDFPGKTSFVGTSNVDAAKKGGQYVGEKIGKDAKVVIIYGQEGESTSNARTQGYKEGLAEFGIEPIAEMSGNNVSDTAKAAMEDLLTRFNNEIDAVLCMNDDTAIGALSACQDAGVADDITIIGFDGNQSAVELVAAGDLEATIAQQPSEMGYIAVMNAYKAINGETVEKEIPIDTIFITKDNAEEYLK; translated from the coding sequence ATGAAGAGAAGATTATTGGCGGTATTGCTGACTGCAGGACTGGTTCTGTCGATGACGGCATGCGGAGGGAAGTCCGAGGAAAGTGCTTCGGGCAGTGCGTCGGAAGACACATCTGCAGCGGATGCGGGCGGTGAAGCTGATGCGGGAGAGGCCGATGCAGCGGATGATGCAGGCGGAGCGGATGCGAAGGATATCAGCATCGCGGTTAACCTGAAAACACTGAACAGTGAATACTGGGGGAACGTAAAGGCGGGATGCGATAAAGCGGCTGAAGAGCTTGGCATCGAAGTGACGGTAAACGGACCGGATGCGGAGAGTGAGATCGCACAGCAGGTGACTCAGATCGGTGATCAGCTGGCGCAGGATGTGGATGCCATTATCGTTGCACCGTGTGATACGGATGCAGTTTCCGGTGCACTGGAGAGTGCTTCCGGTGAGATCCCTGTCTTCTTTATCGATCAGGATGTGGATTTCCCTGGGAAGACTTCCTTCGTGGGAACGAGTAATGTGGACGCGGCTAAAAAGGGCGGACAGTACGTCGGTGAAAAAATCGGCAAGGATGCAAAGGTTGTCATCATCTATGGACAGGAAGGCGAGAGTACATCCAACGCAAGAACACAGGGTTACAAAGAAGGTCTTGCTGAATTTGGAATTGAACCGATTGCCGAGATGTCCGGGAACAACGTATCCGATACTGCGAAAGCGGCCATGGAGGACCTGCTGACACGTTTCAACAATGAGATCGATGCTGTCCTGTGCATGAACGACGACACGGCGATCGGTGCACTGTCAGCATGTCAGGATGCAGGTGTTGCAGATGATATCACGATCATCGGGTTCGACGGGAACCAGTCTGCAGTTGAACTGGTTGCAGCAGGTGACCTGGAGGCAACGATTGCACAGCAGCCTTCTGAGATGGGCTATATCGCTGTTATGAACGCATACAAAGCGATCAACGGCGAAACTGTGGAAAAAGAAATTCCGATTGACACGATCTTTATTACGAAAGATAATGCTGAAGAGTATCTGAAATAA
- a CDS encoding Gfo/Idh/MocA family oxidoreductase: MKKLRIGVIGLGRLGYHHAMNVTKSQRAALTAVSDPFPEALKRAVDNFDVKGYADYKEMIASDEVDAIVVATPTKTHYDVLMDCIATKKPIFVEKPITFTVEESEVIMKEVEKQGVFLQVGFMRRFDPGHMAAKEAIMSGKCGKPIYIHDCQRDPNGPPPAYVPESGGLFVDMGIHDLDVARWLMGREITEIYAQGAVLKHEFLKELNDVDDGQMLLKFQDGGLGMIEISRNANDVYDTRTEVIGLDKSVFVGQNQLTPYTMIGNQEITVDMANWCLGRFKDAYEIEMQTFIDCVLEDKPSQVTAYDGMMGIKLALAATQSYHLGKPVTLEY; the protein is encoded by the coding sequence ATGAAGAAACTGAGAATCGGTGTCATCGGTCTTGGAAGACTGGGATACCATCACGCAATGAATGTAACTAAGAGTCAGAGGGCAGCACTTACGGCGGTGTCAGATCCTTTTCCGGAAGCACTGAAAAGAGCCGTCGATAATTTCGATGTGAAGGGCTATGCTGATTATAAAGAGATGATAGCCAGCGATGAGGTGGATGCGATCGTGGTGGCGACGCCCACCAAGACACATTACGACGTGCTGATGGACTGTATAGCGACCAAAAAACCGATTTTTGTAGAAAAACCGATTACTTTTACGGTAGAGGAATCGGAAGTGATCATGAAGGAAGTGGAAAAGCAGGGAGTTTTCCTTCAGGTGGGATTCATGCGGCGATTTGATCCCGGGCATATGGCTGCAAAAGAAGCGATCATGAGTGGAAAATGTGGAAAACCAATCTATATTCATGACTGCCAGAGAGACCCGAACGGTCCGCCTCCGGCATACGTTCCGGAGAGCGGAGGACTCTTCGTGGATATGGGGATCCATGACCTGGACGTTGCGCGCTGGCTGATGGGAAGAGAGATCACAGAGATCTATGCACAGGGAGCAGTGCTGAAACATGAGTTCCTCAAAGAGTTAAATGATGTGGATGACGGACAGATGCTGCTGAAATTCCAGGACGGCGGTCTCGGCATGATAGAGATCAGCAGAAATGCAAATGATGTGTACGATACACGGACAGAGGTTATCGGCCTTGATAAAAGTGTGTTTGTAGGTCAGAATCAGCTGACGCCATACACAATGATTGGAAATCAGGAAATCACCGTGGACATGGCAAACTGGTGTCTGGGAAGATTTAAAGACGCTTATGAGATTGAGATGCAGACGTTTATCGACTGCGTACTCGAGGACAAGCCGTCGCAGGTGACGGCGTATGACGGTATGATGGGAATTAAGCTTGCGCTTGCCGCAACACAATCATACCACCTGGGCAAACCGGTTACACTGGAATATTAA
- a CDS encoding ABC transporter permease has translation MKKNMKSALMKIAPLLALIILGMVLAFMLPGKFLRASNLMNILKQAGINCMISGGMLVVLITAGIDLSVGSNTVLGACFIGVLMQKFGITNPIVLMGAALLICTFMGFINGTLLTRLNLPHPFVSTLGMKNVLLGLALLITDSTPIGFMNKGVDSTLFLGSATIGDFPVSFIMVIIVYAIFHVFLTRTALGRQIYCVGGNAEAARLSGIKSKNVLTFVYSLSGFMCGLAAIILVGRVTTANATAGTTYDTDAIAACIIGGASFTGGKGTIWGTMMGAVLIATIRNGLNLFGTKNDIQYIVIGAVIILAVTIDVVRNQMEAKARRLAAK, from the coding sequence ATGAAAAAGAATATGAAAAGTGCATTGATGAAGATCGCGCCGCTGCTGGCGCTGATCATACTCGGAATGGTCCTGGCATTTATGCTTCCGGGAAAATTTTTAAGGGCCAGCAATCTTATGAATATCCTGAAGCAGGCAGGTATCAACTGTATGATCTCCGGCGGTATGCTGGTCGTACTGATCACGGCCGGAATCGATTTATCCGTTGGTTCGAATACAGTACTGGGCGCCTGTTTTATCGGAGTGCTGATGCAGAAATTTGGAATCACAAATCCGATCGTACTGATGGGAGCGGCTCTGCTGATCTGTACTTTCATGGGATTTATCAACGGAACACTGCTGACAAGGCTCAACCTGCCGCATCCTTTCGTATCGACACTCGGTATGAAGAATGTACTGCTCGGACTTGCGCTGCTGATCACGGATTCCACGCCGATCGGTTTTATGAACAAAGGTGTTGATTCGACATTGTTCCTCGGTTCTGCGACAATTGGGGACTTTCCTGTCAGCTTTATCATGGTAATCATTGTTTACGCTATCTTTCATGTTTTTCTCACAAGGACAGCACTGGGCCGCCAGATCTACTGTGTTGGGGGTAATGCAGAAGCGGCCCGTCTGTCCGGCATAAAATCAAAGAACGTATTGACATTTGTCTATTCTCTCTCAGGGTTCATGTGCGGCCTGGCTGCCATTATTCTGGTTGGGCGTGTGACAACGGCAAATGCAACCGCCGGCACTACATATGATACGGATGCGATCGCAGCCTGTATTATCGGAGGCGCCTCATTTACTGGCGGCAAAGGCACAATCTGGGGAACCATGATGGGTGCGGTCCTGATCGCGACGATACGAAACGGATTGAACCTGTTTGGAACGAAAAACGATATTCAGTATATTGTAATCGGTGCGGTAATCATTCTTGCAGTTACGATAGACGTTGTCCGTAACCAGATGGAAGCCAAGGCGAGAAGACTGGCAGCAAAATAA
- a CDS encoding sugar ABC transporter ATP-binding protein, translated as MEEYVVSLKHITKRFPGVVALRDMSLSIRPGEIHGLIGENGAGKSTLIKVLTGVNIPEEGEIHIGGQKRAIRSPVDSRNLGVACVYQELNIVSLLSVTDNIFIGRSIKKKNGLLDYKKMDQEAREALESLGHGEIDVHTQCGKLGIGLQQMVEIAKAVAINARLIIMDEPTSSLGEGEVKQLMKTVRRLKEKGIAILFVSHKLEELFELCDRVTVMRDGQHIITEDIKNMDNDKLIEAMVGRTLENLYPKEQGVKGKEGLRAEHLMAEGVLHDVSFTAYHGEILGFAGLVGAGRTETMRAIFGADPLDGGKVYVEGEEVQIKNPTEAIAKKIAFLTEDRKGQGLVLSQSVKTNLIMSSMKRFRKNGLFDFKKIEAVSRENIEKLKIKTPTSEEVVAQLSGGNQQKVVIGKWLNSDSEIFIFDEPTRGIDVGAKIEVYNVMNELVRQGKCIIMISSELPEVLAMSDRVIVMREGRVTGEIERATEHFNQESIMKAAWGGTLS; from the coding sequence ATGGAGGAATATGTAGTTAGCCTGAAGCACATAACAAAACGTTTTCCCGGTGTTGTCGCACTGAGGGATATGTCCCTGAGCATACGTCCCGGAGAAATTCATGGTCTGATCGGGGAAAATGGCGCTGGAAAATCGACTTTGATCAAAGTGCTGACCGGGGTCAACATCCCTGAAGAAGGCGAGATTCACATAGGGGGACAAAAAAGAGCCATCCGGTCGCCGGTTGATTCGAGAAATCTCGGTGTTGCCTGCGTGTACCAGGAGCTGAACATCGTCTCGCTGCTGTCGGTCACCGACAATATTTTTATCGGCCGGTCGATTAAAAAGAAAAACGGGCTGCTGGATTATAAAAAAATGGACCAGGAAGCAAGGGAAGCGCTGGAATCTCTTGGACACGGGGAAATCGACGTCCACACACAGTGCGGAAAACTGGGCATCGGACTTCAGCAGATGGTTGAGATCGCAAAGGCGGTTGCCATCAACGCCCGTCTGATCATCATGGATGAACCGACTTCAAGCCTTGGTGAGGGAGAGGTTAAGCAGCTGATGAAAACGGTTCGCCGGCTGAAAGAAAAAGGAATTGCTATTCTGTTTGTATCTCATAAATTAGAGGAACTTTTTGAACTGTGCGATCGGGTGACAGTTATGCGCGACGGCCAGCATATCATCACGGAAGATATTAAGAATATGGACAATGACAAATTGATCGAGGCGATGGTAGGCAGGACACTTGAGAACCTGTATCCGAAGGAACAGGGGGTAAAGGGAAAAGAGGGGCTGCGGGCGGAGCATCTGATGGCGGAGGGGGTGCTGCATGATGTGAGCTTTACTGCATATCACGGGGAAATCCTGGGATTTGCGGGCCTTGTGGGCGCCGGCAGAACAGAGACAATGCGTGCAATCTTCGGGGCAGATCCTCTGGATGGCGGTAAAGTTTACGTGGAAGGTGAAGAAGTACAGATTAAAAACCCAACGGAAGCCATCGCAAAGAAGATCGCATTCCTGACAGAGGACAGAAAAGGACAGGGGCTTGTGCTTTCGCAGAGTGTGAAGACAAATCTGATTATGTCAAGTATGAAACGGTTCCGTAAAAACGGCCTGTTTGATTTTAAGAAGATAGAGGCGGTCAGCCGGGAGAATATCGAAAAGCTGAAGATTAAGACACCGACAAGCGAAGAGGTTGTCGCTCAGCTCTCGGGAGGCAATCAGCAGAAGGTGGTCATCGGAAAATGGCTGAACAGCGATTCGGAGATTTTTATCTTTGATGAGCCGACGAGAGGAATCGATGTCGGTGCCAAGATTGAAGTTTACAACGTTATGAATGAACTGGTAAGACAGGGAAAATGCATCATTATGATTTCATCAGAGCTTCCCGAAGTGCTTGCCATGAGCGACCGTGTGATTGTTATGCGGGAAGGCAGGGTAACCGGAGAGATCGAAAGGGCAACCGAACATTTTAATCAGGAATCAATTATGAAAGCCGCATGGGGAGGTACGCTGTCATGA
- a CDS encoding LacI family DNA-binding transcriptional regulator yields MKVTMKDIAEKTGVSINTVSLALRNMTSVKKETRELIWQTALQMGYLEQKSKPDIHNIGLISTGERLQDSYFYMSFYQNILSRVHDRGYNMMVFKGDACDTQPDALRDIFETNSISGLIVLGDMEERIVAKIAATNLPLIATGTRYHTLKVPTIIEDNLEGAHIAVKHLYEKGYRNIGFIGNPLHSTGFKERYEGFMGAMFHFGLLPRQEWMVTDLDQTHVYDLDRLRSKLGGLKIYPEAFICTNDNMAVLAAKIFSELGLSIPNDIALVGFDNSIIGKMSTPSITSIDVQCALQAETCVQVLIDYIENGTMDPYRMVLPVTLSCKEST; encoded by the coding sequence ATGAAAGTAACAATGAAAGATATCGCAGAAAAGACGGGTGTCTCCATCAACACGGTTTCCCTTGCTCTGCGCAACATGACTTCAGTCAAGAAAGAAACCAGAGAGTTGATCTGGCAGACTGCTCTGCAAATGGGATACCTGGAACAGAAAAGTAAACCTGACATTCACAACATCGGCCTGATTTCCACCGGAGAACGCCTGCAGGATTCTTATTTTTATATGAGCTTTTATCAGAATATTCTGTCCAGGGTTCACGACCGGGGATATAATATGATGGTGTTCAAGGGTGATGCCTGCGATACGCAGCCGGATGCATTAAGAGATATTTTTGAAACAAATTCAATTTCCGGACTGATCGTGCTCGGAGATATGGAAGAGAGGATCGTCGCCAAAATCGCCGCAACAAACCTGCCTTTGATCGCCACCGGCACGCGGTACCACACACTGAAAGTACCGACGATCATCGAGGACAATCTGGAGGGCGCTCACATAGCCGTAAAGCATCTGTATGAAAAAGGATACCGCAACATCGGTTTTATCGGAAACCCGCTCCACAGCACAGGTTTTAAGGAGCGCTACGAGGGATTTATGGGGGCAATGTTTCATTTTGGTCTCCTGCCCCGCCAGGAATGGATGGTGACCGACCTGGACCAAACACATGTCTATGATCTGGATCGCCTGCGCAGCAAACTTGGCGGTCTGAAAATTTATCCGGAAGCATTTATCTGTACCAACGACAATATGGCGGTGCTCGCGGCAAAAATCTTTTCCGAACTTGGACTCTCCATCCCAAATGATATTGCCCTGGTAGGATTTGACAACAGCATTATCGGTAAAATGAGTACCCCGTCCATCACATCCATCGATGTTCAGTGCGCCCTGCAGGCGGAAACCTGCGTGCAGGTTCTGATCGATTATATCGAAAACGGTACGATGGATCCCTACCGGATGGTGCTGCCGGTGACACTCTCCTGCAAAGAATCCACATGA